Within Porites lutea chromosome 2, jaPorLute2.1, whole genome shotgun sequence, the genomic segment TGCAACAATATCTGTAAGAACAATGTGAGTTTTATTAAAACATGTGTTTAAATCATTTCCATTGTGTAATGACTGTGTTCTATTAAATTACATGCCCaatctcagtttggttttcataatgCGTCTCACAATACGCTCCGTCAGGGTTTTACTACCAGGGAGTTGATCAATCTTGGCAATCATCTTGCGATCCGCCACCCATTTATCTTTCAACGTCTTGGCTTTATCATAGTCCAGGTCATGCACTTTTGCAATCCTGTCTAACCGGTTGATACCGGGATCCCCACGGGCCAACCGTTTTTTCAAATGAGTGCCAGGGCCCATATACTGATAGCCGggccaatgaaattcaatgCCCGTCTTGTTGAGGAGGTTTTGCACATCAAATAATTTGCCCCCGCGTTGCGATCGTCGTCGGCGTCGCCTCGATCGGGCACGGGAGGTAGCTGTCCCACGACGTCTCCGTCCCATCACGGGGTTTTCCACGATTTCCAATCCAAGGCTTTCTTGGCGAACCCAgcggctttctttttggcgatactggcggctttctttttggcagAGTCTGTCGTGCGTTTGCGAATATCACGCGTGACTGCTTTCGTGATAGAGTCCGCCCGTTCTTTAGGGGTTTCCCAGGGTGCTGTACCGTGCGTGTCTGAAAAAGGCAACTCGTGTGCCAACTCAGCACTACTCACTTGAGGtgtaaacttgagtttctttttagcaCTGGGGGTGATGTTCGGTTTAGGCGGGACAGGTGGTTTTCTGGGTCCTGCCGGCGTGGAGCCTTGTTTTATACCCTGGGTGGCTTTGACCAATTGTGTGAACCACGCTTGCATCGGCCCCGCTTCAAAATCATCATCCTCACCGGGCGTCGTAGCCCCTGCGGCGCGCACACCTCCCGCGGGCGCCCCAAACGGTTGGCGcacttttttggtccaatggcGTAACTGACGGCTCACGGCTTTGAGTTGAGGCCGTTTCCAAGCATCCGGGACCTCACTGGTCAGGAGGATGTGTTGTTTGGCCGCCAAATCCGCGGCTTTACTCAAGCGAGTGTCTTCCACCAATTCTTGTTTATACTTCtcttttaattgtaaaaaagccGGGGCGTTGTCCACCGTGGTGCTCACCATCTCGGGTTCCATGGTGCAACTGACGTGTCTGGTCTAGCGCATGCAACGTTTATAACATCGGTAGAGTTCCGGCCAGAGAGCGCCGCCGGTTTGAGCCATCATGATGGCGCGCCGTCGTTTCACTGAATGCGCGGGTTTGGCCATCGCGCGTAAACTTTGGGCATGAGGTTTGAGCAACGTGATAGTATGTCGAGAACGGGGCACCGTGCCACGGAGCGTGTTCATCACCAATTCACTGATGGCATTGATCTGATCCGCATTGGCCATCCGTAACAATTCTTGTCGTTTATGTTGATTGGCTTCTTgtaagacacttttcaagaacggggcttgacgttccatgcgccACGCCATGCTGAAGGTTCAGGAATTGCCACGACCCCGCTCTATTTATGGTAAATTGGGCCCCACATGAACGACACAATTCCCCATGATAATGCCGTTGCATATGGCGTCGACATCGTTGACACAACGCGGCCTCGATCTCCTCCGTCCACTCTAACGTCAACGTGATGGCCTTGCGAGGGGGTCTACTCCGGTCGACGAACACGGACCCTGGGTTTGTATTTTCGGAGCCACAAAGGCGAGAGAGCCATTGCCAACAACGGTAGCCTACCTCCGCGTTGCAGACCGCGTCGACGGCGTCGTTTTCGGGGGACATAACGGTGTCGGCGTCCATTGGGTCCACGGACCATCGTCCAACTAACACCTGTCCAGGCCCACGAAGGTCTTTTTATAGATTTTCACATAATGGAACAATTAAACGATTCCCCCGCATAGCGTTTCCGTTTGCCGGATTCCACTTCTCGGCGGCGTTTTTCGCCAATAGCGATGGCACGCTTGGTTTGATGATCCCCGATGGCTTTAGTGATCCCATACCCAGCTTTGAGAATCCCGATAGGCAGGCCAGGCGAGACACCCCCTACTTGACCCCTTCGTCGTCGTTTGGCGGGTCGGCGACGCCGCGTCATGGTGCGTCGGCGTTTGCGTTGGGGTCCCATGACAGTTCTAAGCGCTGACCACTGCGAACCTCTTTTTTATACATGTTCACATCACACTACACCCCGTTTTTTTGGCGTACCCCTTCTTGACCAACCACGTGTTGTACGAATCCCTCGTACCACTGGCACGATACTGGCGTTTGTAGTCGGCCACTCGTCGTTTGGCGGACTTGATTTCGGCTTTGGAAGGTATCTTCCACGTATCCGGGGTCGTCAACAACTCAAACCCTTTCTTGAAATTCACCATGTACGGCACCGTCCCACCCTTCATCTTGCGTCGACGTCGGGTCGTAgtgcgtttgcgtttgcgtcgAGGGGCCATCCCACTTCGACATTGGCCACACATGGTTTTGGGGACAGTCGAAGGCAGGCTCCTGGTTTTATAGCTTCACGGGCGTCGACCCCGTCCACGGGCTCGGCCACGTCCACGGCCACGGCCTCGGCGGGGTGGTACAGGGGGTGGACTTGGGCTGGACGTTCGCGTCGACGTGCGGCGCACAGACGGTCGCCCTCCCTCTTCATACACGGTGGTCACCGTATTGGTATGCGTGATATTGCGAATACGTCTCCCTCGAGCCCGTTCTTGCGCATCTTCGTTCAGCAAATCCAACCGTCGCCTTAAGCCTCGCCGTcgatcgtcgtcatcatcatcttcatcttcatcctccGACGGAGGGGAGGAACCGGGGGACGGTGGAGAGGGCACGCGAGGACGTCGTCGCGGTTGTTTGGCGGCCACAGTGGGACGACCCGTCGGGGTCGTCACCGTGGAGGTGGTGGTCCTGGTGCCGGCTCCAGCACTACGTCGGGAAGTGGAGGGGCGGGAGGGAGCCGTGGTGGTCGTAGCGGTGGTGACAGGGCGTGGTCTGGGTCGTCTGGAACTgctggtggtggtagtggtcgTGGGGCGGGTTCGGGTGGATGTGGTGGGACGGGTTTGGGTGGCTGTCGTGGTGGGAGCCGTGGTGATCGTGGGTGGTGGGGGCGGTGccgtggtggtagtggtagtgccTGTACCTGCCACGGGGGGTAACGTAAAGGCATTCAAGGCATCGTCCACATTGACCGGGTAGGTCAAATTAAAATCCTCAATTTCTTGATCCAATTGGGCTCGATCCACGGGTTGGGTCAATTCCGCGACCATGTCCGTCATGCTACTGAGATCGAGGGGAGGGGCGGTGGGCGACCCCACGCCAGCGGGCGAGAAGGTCGGCGTGTCCATGCGGACCGATAAGTCACGttgttgtccgccttctctttgCCGACGGACCCTGGCGAGTTCTCGTTGCAGCTCGTTTTCGAACGGCAGGGACATCCACGGGCAGGGTATGGACTTGCGCCTTGCCTTCTCGGCGCGTTAAATGACTCCACAGGCGGTATCGATCATCCGACGCCGGATGCACATCCAACATCAAATAGCCAAAGGGACGGGACGTGATGCGTTTAAATAGGCGCAAGACTTGACGCCATCGGTCGGGAAAGGCTTGCAGTAAAATGGTCCGTATACCCGTTTGATCCCGGGGATTCTTGAAGGCCACAATGTAATGCGCGTTGCGATTAATGGTCTTGGCAAATTTACCCGGCGGGAATAAATCTTGCGTCAAATACAACACGGTAATGTTGCGATGATGAGAATCTTTAGTAAACAAatccaacacgcgtttgtcCTGTCCCCCTTCTTCCATCAAATCGTCCAAGACCAGCACGCCGCCACGCGTCCGGCCAAACCATTGGGTTAAATGACGGGGGTCCGGTAACCCGCGATGAAATTGAATTCCCTCCTTTTTTTGCATACGATCAAACCGGGGTTGCCATCGGTCGTACGCGTAGACGATCTTCTTGGGTGGGACTTGAAACACGTTGAGGTCCCGTAACCATTGTTCCACTAACTCGCTCTTGCCACTGCCCGACGGACCCGCGATAATCACACTACTGGGCTGTCGAATCATCCTTCCCACGGTCGAGGCAGACGTCGATAATGACCCGTGGCTCCTTTAGCACCCATGCGTTTATACCGTTTGCTACGTCCCATTTTATAGCCAATCTTGGCCGCTTTGGCCAACACGCTCATGATGCCACGTCCGTTTTGACGAAAACGGGGTCGTCGGGAGGAGGCGCGTCGTCGTCGTCTAGGCATGCCGTCCAATACTCGCGGTAGAGGCGTGGCGATTCGAACTGAATCAGGTGTTCCATCGTctctcttaaatgcgtttcttGCATAGTGTCCATGTAGTGTTTGAGGGACACCCAGTCCTGGTCTTGCGCCAGTTGGCGGGCTATGAGCCAATGGTACCCATCCCAGGCATCCACCCCTTGGACAGTGTTCACCCGTTCAATGGGGTGGGACCACCAATACAAGGTTTCTTCTAATAGGAAAGCGTCAATCACCCGCTGGACATCCCCTCGCGTAATCATGATGAAAGTGCAAATGACCCCTCGAACACAGCACCTCtcgttttatggtgtttttttatttcaacactcacaaggattacaaagcataaaggcCTGGCGGCTCACATTCTTTTGCCCTCCTTCTGGGCGGGCATCGACTTCatcttggacttcttgtttaatCACCCGTTTCAAGCGATCGGCCACTTTCTGATCGTTCAACACTAAATTGTCGCAACTCCATTGTCCCAAAAAGTCTTGATAGGACTGGCCTTGGGCTCGGGCTTTCAGGAAAAATAACGCATAATGGTCACAGGTCTGACTATCCAAGGCTTGCAAGGTCTGGTCACTGCGGATCAGGTGCTTCCATTGACTCCACCATTGGTGCAGGTCGGGGTGGGTGTACACGTGCAGGGGCAGcccataactgtcaaagattTCGCACTTGTTCTGTTCTGTCCACAGACCCAACCAATGTTGTCCCGGTTCTCCCGCCGGATCCGTGTTGACAATGTAGGCTTGACGGATACTCTTGGGGGGTGAACGGGGTAACTGGTCGGCGGGGTACACGCCGTGAAACACGCGTCGCAACGTAGGATCTTCTAGGGCCAACGTGCGCAGCACCCTATCACTGAGCGCCACAAACTCCATGTCCGCTCTCTCCTGTCTTCTGAATCATCTCAGCCGTTGATGTTGTACTTTATACCTCCCATATGATTGATCTCATACATGTTTTCGTACTCGCTCCAGACCAACACGGTGATATTGTGACCCACCGCAGCCGCAAAATCAATGATCAGTCGCACATTGCCCGATTGACGGGGGTTGCGATACTGAGGATCATCGGCTTTTCCACTGGGCACATTGTTGAACAGGAACAACGTGCAGTTCTTGCCTTGTCCCCAATCTCCAGGCAGCAGGAGGGGAATCTTATCTTCATTGTAGGCACCCATGGCTTGTAGAAATCGATCGTACCCCAGGAGATCTTCATAGGCTTGATCTCCAGTCAGTTGCAGGGTTCTGTAAGGGTATTCTTCTCCGTTCAAGGTCTGACGTATTTGGGTgaccccaaacttttcaaaggcaaaggggTAGCGTTGTAGGTTTCCATTGAAGGCATCCGAATGCAATAATCCGACCATCACTCGGTCAGGAAATCGCCCCACAAACACATTGTCTTGTTCCCACTGGGTGGTGCGTCCATCAAAGGAAAAGGTACGGATTTCGCTCCGCACCACGGGGTAGCGGGCAATCTGTTTGCCCAGctgtctttctttctgcagtctcaCATAGACACTGGCAttcaaggtcacttttctcatcaacaaggtgactttgatgtcttctgggtgaatggctggaaatttcttgGCCACCAAGGTGCCTTTGTTGGGGGTACCTAGTAAGTAGACAGTGTTGGGGTTGAGGAAGAGTTCCAAGTCCATCTGGATATTGGGGACCAACAATTTGCCTGTCTTGAGGGGTGCCAAATGGGGACGGATGAGGAAGGTGTGCCAATGTTCGCTCAGTAATCGGCTCGTCAAGGTTCTCAATTCTGCATTCCCACTCCAATTGGCGTCTGTAGGGACATCCGAATTGGCGGCGGTGGCTCCCATGACATTCACCACATTCAGCTGATTGACTCATCCTTGAGGGGCTAACTTGGTGGCACCTTCTTCTCGGTTGTAGTTCAAGAGGGTTTCTAGGTAGGCTCTGTAATGGTAGGTGTTGCTCTGTTCCGTCATGAGGACCCCATTCATGCTCAGGGTGATATCTCGAAAGATGGAGTgtccaaaattgttgacgcagtATACATGTCTCGATTCGTTGCCATCAGAGATGAGCAGCCCTGCATCCAAGCCAGTATACCCCGCGGCTGGATTGGTCAGAcggactttgactttgaatcggAGGGAATCGGTGTCATAATAATCGTCAGAGCCCGGGATGGAGAACGTGATGGGTTGGATCCCCGTCAAGGCGGGTTGAAACTCCACCTCCCGAGAGGCTTCGTACCGATAATCCACATCGGGCACGTCAAACAATTGGAGCGACATGATGCGGTCTGTCCCTGGGTTCAACGTCGTCCTCTTTTTATACCTTTTCGCAGTCTGTACCAATCATGAATGGGATGGGCGGAGGGAAAAGGGCGATGAGGAAAATCGATGTGGATGCGTTTTTTTAACTTGCGGAAGACGTTGCCCCCTTTCATCCGTTGCCTCCTGGCTTTGGCTTGGTTGGCCCATAACACCTTTCTGAGATCCCCCCCTTTCATCCGGCGAACTTGTCGAAGCATCCTCTTCTCCATGTAGAGGGGGTCCGTCAGGCGAGAGGAGGTATGCATCAAGGGATAGCGCGCCGTGGTGGACTTGCCAAAGATCGTGCCCCCGACTTGGTACGGCGAGATGAACCGTCCACGGGCGCGTTGCCGTCGAAtgcgattttgcgttttgagaaaACCACCCACGCGTACCATGTTTTAACGTCCAAAGATGTCCCGTACACGTTGAGTCGCTCTTTTATAGGTTTTTTTGGCTTGGTGTTTGCCGCCTGCCCACACCATGGCAGGGGCTTTCCGTTTTAAGCCGCGGGTGAGTTGTCCACGTCGATCCGCCCACGTCTCTGCGGCACTCTTGCCTCGTTGAATATCTCGTAGTCCCGCTTGCGCTTGCTGTAGGACCATGGGTCCCGCCAGTTTGATCAAGTCTTCGGCTAACCCCCGGCCCTCTTGCGGGGTGAGCACGGGCGTGTGGTACCGCGTTAAACTGCCACCTCGCATTGGGTCGGTGTCACGTCGAGGTGCTATTTGGTCCCTCGCGTGGCGCGAGTggctttttatagctgtttgagACCGATGGTCACCAAGGTTTTGCCTGGGGGTAAGATGGCCAGGGGTCCACTGGTACTGGCAATTTCCACTTCCAAAATATCCAATTGTTGTCCTCGCACTTTGATGCATTGATGGTGCAGGGGTTCCGCCGTACTTTCCCCATCGCCGGTTCTCAACAATTGCACTTCCCGCAACAAGGGAAACTTGCCACTGCCCACCACCGTGGATTCCACCAGATCCGAATAGACCATGACGGTGCGTTTACGGGTCCCCACAATCTTTTCAAACGAGGCATTGAGATTATTAAACTGCCATTCCACCCTCCTGGACAGATGAAGCCTCTTATTTTTCACTACAAACATGATATCCATCACCTCATCGCTCAAATCAGACGGTTGCGTCCCGATATAATGCTCTCCATTCCAATTGTAGTCCGCGCGAGGAGCGGGGTCGCTATTGTCTGGCTGAGTCTGGTTAGTGTAGGTCACTGTAGGGCAGGTAAATTGGAGATTGGGGCCCAGCACATGCCCTACCACACCTCGGGGTTGTTCGATGAAGCCAAACTTTTCCGCTACCCCTAGATCCAGGGAAAAGGCGCTCGTGGCTTTGGTCTTGTTCCTGTTGAACAACTCTCCAATAGGCACAGCATGCAAAATCAAAGCATCGTCTTTCCAGGTCATCATGGGCATCCAACTCTTTTTCAAGCTGACTATAGGTTTTTCATCTCCATCATAGGTCTCGGCATAATCTTTTTCGTACATGAGTTTCTGCATGGTCGTGTTGTGCATTTCTTGCATCACTCGTTGCCAAAACTCATTGCCAGTGGTCACAGAATGTTGGGCACTCATAATATCTTCCAATTCCACTACATACTCCTTGGTTTTAAAACTCACAAAACGGTATAAGCCCGTCACATATTTGCGCGTCAAGTACGTCACGCTAAATTTGACGACTTGGGTATGAGGAGCCGTGGCGACGACGGCATTGCTCTGTCCTTGATCCGGGACGGTCAGCGACATCAAGGAGGCATGCCACCCCGCGCCCGGTAACACCAGCCGTTCGGGCAATCGCAccttgaaactgttgttggcattgttgGGAAACTCGTTGGTGGGATCGCTGACCAGCGTCAGGCGTTTAATCTCGTTCATCCTGAGGAGGAGTGGTCCCCTCTGAACAGGGGCAGGGTCCTTTTATAGCCATTGGgccactttctgtttgctgcgAGGGACGCGTCCTACCACAGAATTGAAGGTCGATTGTTTGGGATGAAAACACACTTGCTGGGCAATGTTGGGAAAGGCCCGGGCCAATTCCATCAGGGTCATGCACGTCTTGGGTTTAGGGGGTTTCTTCTTGCGCATCGGGGGATGACGCCCCGCGCGTcggcgttgttgttttttcttgggGGACCGCAACGCCCCTCGTTTCTTGGCATACGCTTCGGCTCGATGGTAGGCATTGGCGTACGCCCATTGCTGCTTGGTCGGACTGGCCAATTTTTCCCACCACGGTTGGGTTCGCCGTTGTTCGGCCGCTTTCTTCTGAATGAATTTCAGTACGTCGGTGTCGTTGGTGGGCGAGGGGGTGTAACTGGCGCGTGGTCGGCTGGAATCCGCCTGCACCTCATCGAGAAACCGTacccgcttttttctttttcgaggcgTGATTTTGACGCGGACCATGGTGCGCGGGAATCCAACTATCGTACTTGGCCGGCCACCCTTTCCACCGGACCAACACCCGGCGTCCTTGgcgtttcaagactttttcgacCCGAAATAACGAGTCGTCCGACACTTGCACTTTTTGAATATCGGGTTCGTAAAACGTGCCTTTTATAGGCGTACCGTCCCATTCACTGAGTCGATACGTGACGATCGGATGACGACGAACGTGCGTgaccacaaacacttcttccgtccacccgggcaaataccct encodes:
- the LOC140925865 gene encoding uncharacterized protein; its protein translation is MIRQPSSVIIAGPSGSGKSELVEQWLRDLNVFQVPPKKIVYAYDRWQPRFDRMQKKEGIQFHRGLPDPRHLTQWFGRTRGGVLVLDDLMEEGGQDKRVLDLFTKDSHHRNITVLYLTQDLFPPGKFAKTINRNAHYIVAFKNPRDQTGIRTILLQAFPDRWRQVLRLFKRITSRPFGYLMLDVHPASDDRYRLWSHLTRREGKAQVHTLPVDVPAVRKRAATRTRQGPSAKRRRTTT
- the LOC140925866 gene encoding uncharacterized protein F54H12.2-like, with amino-acid sequence MRKVTLNASVYVRLQKERQLGKQIARYPVVRSEIRTFSFDGRTTQWEQDNVFVGRFPDRVMVGLLHSDAFNGNLQRYPFAFEKFGVTQIRQTLNGEEYPYRTLQLTGDQAYEDLLGYDRFLQAMGAYNEDKIPLLLPGDWGQGKNCTLFLFNNVPSGKADDPQYRNPRQSGNVRLIIDFAAAVGHNITVLVWSEYENMYEINHMGGIKYNING